A window from Chrysemys picta bellii isolate R12L10 chromosome 20, ASM1138683v2, whole genome shotgun sequence encodes these proteins:
- the JTB gene encoding protein JTB, whose translation MEPRALGRCVLLALGALAWSLRLAEATASSEAKRSVSPLVATPCWQAEDFVVVLDCAPCTIFQAKTMPECSTTGFIEQINCAVSKKEEYRSCRSVVTEAHSFWKFEGAMICVAVVFALLVMCRQRVLDRKALEKVRKQIESI comes from the exons ATGGAGCCGCGCGCGCTGGGGCGCTGCGTCCTGCTCGCGCTCGGCGCCCTGGCCTGGAGCCTCAG GCTGGCAGAGGCGACGGCGTCGAGTGAGGCCAAGCGCTCAG TGAGCCCGCTGGTGGCCACTCCATGCTGGCAAGCAGAAGACTTTGTCGTTGTTCTGGATTGTGCCCCATGCACAATCTTCCAAGCA AAGACGATGCCCGAGTGCAGCACGACTGGCTTCATCGAGCAAATTAACTGCGCCGTgtccaagaaggaggagtacaGGAG ctgccGCTCCGTGGTGACGGAAGCACACAGCTTCTGGAAGTTCGAGGGGGCCATGATCTGTGTGGCTGTGGTCTTTGCCCTGTTGGTCATGTGCCGTCAGAGGGTGCTGGACAGGAAGGCCCTGGAGAAAGTTCGCAAGCAGATCGAGTCCATTTAG